The Ignatzschineria rhizosphaerae genome contains a region encoding:
- the bioD gene encoding dethiobiotin synthase: MNQPKPKTWFITGTDTEIGKTYSTTRLLAALNEANMPANGYKPVASGAAMTELGLKNPDAFGHLKASFDSLQYEEVNPYFFEAEEAPHILADELGQPIFFEKMTKGLRHLEAKNRITLVEGAGGWYTPLSFEKSFSDWVVENQLPVIVVVGLKLGVINHARLTFDAIEKAGLKVTGWIANHLSDSASLKNYIIGIQAFTDIPLIGEIPYKGAISADHGGYFDLTHFS; this comes from the coding sequence ATGAATCAGCCAAAACCTAAAACATGGTTTATCACAGGAACCGATACGGAAATTGGTAAAACCTATTCAACAACAAGATTATTAGCCGCGCTTAATGAAGCGAATATGCCGGCAAATGGTTATAAGCCTGTTGCATCAGGAGCTGCAATGACAGAGCTTGGGCTTAAAAATCCGGATGCTTTTGGGCATTTAAAAGCCTCTTTTGATTCTTTGCAGTATGAAGAGGTGAATCCTTACTTTTTTGAAGCGGAGGAAGCGCCCCATATCTTGGCAGATGAGTTAGGACAACCTATTTTCTTTGAAAAGATGACAAAAGGGCTTCGTCATTTAGAGGCGAAAAATAGAATTACGTTGGTTGAAGGTGCCGGTGGTTGGTATACGCCTTTAAGTTTTGAGAAAAGCTTTAGTGATTGGGTGGTGGAAAATCAATTGCCCGTCATTGTGGTGGTTGGCTTAAAGCTTGGGGTGATTAACCATGCGCGTTTAACGTTTGATGCGATTGAAAAGGCTGGTTTAAAGGTTACCGGCTGGATCGCCAATCATCTTTCTGATTCGGCAAGTCTTAAAAATTATATTATCGGGATTCAAGCGTTTACCGATATCCCTTTAATAGGTGAAATACCATATAAAGGCGCTATTAGCGCCGATCATGGTGGGTACTTTGATTTAACGCATTTTTCGTAA
- a CDS encoding methyltransferase domain-containing protein, translating into MKSIDNELISMQSVRVPLSKMTSKPESISKSEPMITTLNQIQKPLINAEFSKNAKLYDSVAKVQRKIADRLVSLTLLAHFKDQAHELSILDAGCGTGYVGLSLCNALFAQKALVTKLPSVTALDLSKEMLEVARMRNIYEAYYQGDIEALPFADSSFDLVLSSLAIQWCHEPQRAISELVRVAKSAFKSRDENEKAAKPSVIISTLVEGSLHELISAFKTIDDEKHVIDFISESALSKIVEQYGGKVTIYKEIMHFESLKSLFKSLKNIGATALKNRRKGLLGRESYQKLEQFFKHNGGYQLTYTVALIEIP; encoded by the coding sequence GTGAAATCTATTGATAATGAATTAATCAGCATGCAAAGCGTGAGAGTGCCTCTTTCTAAAATGACATCTAAACCTGAGTCTATATCTAAGTCTGAGCCTATGATCACAACTTTAAATCAGATTCAAAAGCCTTTGATTAATGCCGAATTTAGTAAAAATGCCAAGCTTTATGATTCCGTTGCCAAAGTGCAGCGAAAAATTGCGGATCGCTTAGTATCACTGACACTTTTAGCCCATTTTAAGGATCAGGCTCACGAACTTTCTATTTTGGATGCAGGTTGTGGCACGGGTTATGTTGGTTTAAGTTTATGCAATGCGCTTTTTGCGCAAAAAGCGTTAGTGACTAAATTGCCGAGTGTAACAGCGCTCGATCTATCTAAGGAGATGCTAGAGGTCGCGCGAATGAGAAATATTTATGAAGCTTATTATCAAGGTGATATTGAAGCGTTACCCTTTGCAGATTCAAGCTTTGATTTGGTATTAAGTAGCCTTGCGATTCAGTGGTGTCATGAGCCTCAAAGAGCGATCTCAGAATTGGTGCGTGTTGCAAAAAGTGCTTTTAAAAGTAGAGATGAAAATGAGAAAGCTGCGAAGCCTAGCGTGATAATCTCAACCCTAGTTGAGGGGAGTTTGCATGAATTGATTTCTGCATTTAAGACTATTGATGATGAAAAACATGTGATTGATTTTATTTCAGAAAGTGCCTTGAGCAAAATTGTTGAGCAATATGGAGGAAAAGTGACGATATACAAAGAAATAATGCATTTTGAATCACTTAAATCACTTTTTAAAAGCCTTAAAAATATTGGTGCGACAGCGCTTAAAAATCGCCGTAAAGGTCTATTAGGAAGAGAGAGTTATCAAAAACTAGAGCAGTTTTTTAAACATAATGGTGGCTATCAACTAACCTATACAGTGGCCTTAATCGAAATCCCCTAG
- a CDS encoding aminotransferase class I/II-fold pyridoxal phosphate-dependent enzyme translates to MWHTRINTALKEQKKRDRYRQQSVCTTNSSSVSIQVDQNHYFNFSSNDYLGLAHHPQMIASAVDSAKALGVGSGGSPHVTGYSASLSGLEAKLASWLGYEAAIVYPSGFTANQAVIKLMIEQNDLMIADRLSHASLLEAAVFSKGRLFRFKHNDCQSLKSYLDKPLPENAGRLVITEGVFSMDGDHAPLKEIKALTDQYDHTLLMIDDAHGIGIFGEGGRGSCDLYGIKPDILVVTFGKAFGCSGAALLLSEELKAYFIQFSKPLIYSTAISPMQAAILDRGIDLIASKEGDQKRAKLKENITYFRAKVESLLQEVAQKDSNMTLPYLLASQSPIQPLIIGSDQAALEISKKLRDNGIWVSAIRPPTVPPNTARLRITITAEHSLIMIDTLILALQNAIYEQFLG, encoded by the coding sequence ATGTGGCACACAAGAATTAATACGGCTCTAAAAGAGCAGAAAAAAAGAGATCGATATCGGCAACAATCTGTTTGCACTACAAACAGTAGTAGTGTTTCGATTCAGGTGGATCAAAATCATTATTTTAATTTTTCATCTAATGATTATTTAGGATTAGCACATCACCCTCAAATGATTGCTAGCGCAGTAGATAGCGCTAAAGCTTTAGGTGTTGGTAGTGGGGGATCTCCTCATGTGACAGGATATAGTGCATCCCTTTCAGGGCTAGAAGCAAAACTTGCATCTTGGTTAGGATATGAGGCGGCAATTGTTTACCCTTCTGGTTTTACGGCAAATCAAGCCGTTATAAAGCTTATGATTGAACAAAATGACCTAATGATTGCTGATCGTTTATCTCACGCATCGCTGTTAGAGGCGGCAGTTTTTTCTAAAGGGAGATTGTTCCGTTTTAAACATAATGATTGCCAATCTTTAAAGAGCTATCTTGATAAACCATTGCCAGAAAATGCCGGTAGATTAGTTATTACGGAAGGGGTTTTTAGTATGGATGGTGATCATGCACCTTTAAAGGAGATTAAGGCTTTAACAGATCAGTATGATCATACATTACTAATGATTGATGATGCTCATGGTATAGGTATTTTTGGTGAGGGTGGACGAGGCTCTTGTGATCTTTATGGCATAAAGCCAGATATTTTAGTTGTGACTTTTGGCAAAGCTTTTGGCTGTAGCGGGGCGGCGCTCTTATTGTCTGAGGAATTAAAAGCTTATTTTATTCAATTTTCAAAACCCTTGATTTACAGTACCGCAATTTCACCAATGCAAGCTGCGATCTTAGATAGGGGGATTGATCTTATTGCCTCTAAAGAGGGTGATCAAAAACGGGCAAAATTAAAGGAAAATATTACTTATTTTAGAGCAAAAGTAGAGAGTTTATTACAAGAGGTTGCGCAAAAAGATAGTAATATGACTTTACCTTATCTCTTAGCTTCACAAAGCCCAATTCAACCACTTATTATTGGCAGTGATCAAGCAGCATTAGAAATTTCTAAAAAGCTTCGGGATAATGGGATTTGGGTTTCAGCTATTCGCCCGCCAACAGTTCCCCCTAATACCGCAAGACTTCGGATAACGATTACCGCAGAACATTCATTGATAATGATTGATACGTTAATCTTGGCGCTACAAAATGCCATTTATGAGCAGTTTTTGGGATAG
- the bioA gene encoding adenosylmethionine--8-amino-7-oxononanoate transaminase yields MSKIDLAFDSKHIWHPYTSMSEPLPCYPVKSANGVKLQLEDGQELIDGMSSWWAVLHGYNHPVMNEAIKAQLEQVSHVMFGGITHQPAVDLAQKLIDIMPSNLECVFLADSGSVAVEVALKMAFQYWHAKGEFRHRVLSLSHAYHGDTFGAMAVCDPANSMHSLYGDYLPNHLFADTFTVGFDEAWHDSAADNLRELFKTHHQELFAVIAEPIVQGAGGMRFYHPNYLKVLRELCDETGVLLILDEIATGFGRTGKFLACEHAGIEPDILCLGKALTGGYLTLSATLTTRHVAETISNGEAKCFMHGPTFMGNPLACAAANASLSLLDNGQWQENVHRIEAQLKRELLAPLKKNPHIQDVRVLGAIGVVELKQSVNQAHIQEYFVENGVWIRPFNKLVYIMPPFVTSKEELSQLTGTLVKLLQRDDFSKFVL; encoded by the coding sequence ATGAGTAAAATCGATTTAGCGTTTGATTCAAAGCATATTTGGCATCCATATACCTCTATGAGTGAACCACTTCCCTGTTATCCTGTAAAATCTGCAAATGGTGTTAAATTACAGCTTGAAGATGGACAAGAACTTATTGATGGAATGTCATCATGGTGGGCCGTATTACATGGCTATAACCACCCTGTGATGAATGAGGCAATAAAAGCGCAGCTTGAACAAGTTTCACACGTCATGTTCGGCGGCATTACGCACCAACCTGCCGTTGATCTGGCACAAAAGCTTATTGATATTATGCCTAGCAATCTTGAATGCGTATTTTTAGCAGACTCAGGCTCAGTTGCCGTAGAGGTTGCGCTTAAAATGGCATTTCAATATTGGCATGCAAAAGGGGAATTTCGCCATCGAGTACTCTCACTTTCACATGCGTATCATGGGGATACATTTGGGGCTATGGCCGTTTGTGACCCTGCTAATTCTATGCACTCTCTCTATGGTGATTATCTCCCTAATCACCTTTTTGCAGATACTTTCACTGTAGGATTTGATGAAGCGTGGCATGACAGTGCGGCGGATAATCTACGAGAACTTTTTAAAACTCACCATCAAGAACTCTTTGCCGTTATTGCCGAGCCAATCGTTCAAGGCGCTGGTGGCATGCGCTTTTATCATCCTAATTATCTAAAAGTACTCCGAGAACTGTGTGATGAAACAGGCGTACTGCTTATTCTTGATGAGATAGCCACAGGATTTGGTAGAACCGGTAAATTCTTAGCCTGCGAACATGCTGGCATTGAGCCAGATATTTTGTGTCTTGGCAAAGCCCTTACAGGAGGATATCTTACTCTTTCAGCTACTTTAACAACGCGCCATGTTGCTGAAACTATCAGTAATGGGGAAGCAAAATGCTTTATGCATGGCCCAACTTTTATGGGAAATCCTCTTGCTTGTGCGGCTGCGAATGCTAGTCTCTCCTTACTTGATAATGGACAATGGCAAGAGAACGTTCATCGAATTGAAGCGCAATTAAAGCGTGAGTTATTAGCGCCTCTCAAAAAGAATCCCCATATTCAAGATGTCCGTGTTCTAGGTGCTATTGGTGTTGTTGAGTTGAAACAATCTGTCAATCAAGCACATATTCAAGAATATTTTGTCGAAAATGGTGTCTGGATTCGCCCCTTTAATAAACTGGTCTATATTATGCCGCCCTTTGTCACCTCAAAAGAGGAGTTATCGCAGCTCACAGGCACATTAGTCAAGTTATTACAACGTGATGATTTTTCTAAGTTTGTCCTATAA